Within the uncultured Draconibacterium sp. genome, the region ATTAACATTAAAAAAGTGCGTTGGAATTCTAGCAATGATAACAGGAATTTTAATAACGAATATAAAGTAAAATGAACGAGCAAATTAGTAATAACTTATATGAACTGTGGACGCAAATTGGGATAATCACCAATAAACTAATTAAAACAGAAGATTACAAATCGGTATCAATGGATGGTTCGGATTGGCCCAATAGGATTTTTAACTTGAAAAATAACACTGAAACGTTAGCTAAAATAGTGCTGTTGAGTAAAAATGGAAATGCACCTGAAATATTAACCGTTCCAAAACCAAATGACTTAAATCAAAACCCTAATTTAGAATTTGTAATGGGACAGAAAAACATGGCTCTTGAATTAGAATTATTTTCGGGAACGACAATTAAAAATCCGAATATCAAACAAGTAAAAACCGAAAGTACAGCCATTGCTTTTGCCGAAACGGCATCAAAATCTTTTGGATATAGGGTTGACTATCAAGTAATCAATAAAATCATTAAATACTCGAAAAACATTAGATTATTTATATACCAGGAAAAAAATGAGAGTTTAGGGTGTGGAATTGCATTTTTTGATTCTAATAATATTGCAGGATTACACATGATTGGAACACTCCCAAAAGGCAGAGGTAAAGGAATTGGAAAAAGTATGACAGAGCATTTATTGATGGAAGCAAAAGAAAATAAATCAAAAACTTGTGTTCTTAATGCTTCGAAATTGGGAGAGCCTATTTATACAAAATTTGGTTTTAAGGCGCATGGAGAAATTGAAACATATAAAATATTGAAAGTTTAAAAACAACTAAAGCTAACATTTATAACCGTTGCACAACCCTATAATTTTTAGCCCCCGCTAGCGCGATTTTAGGTTGCAATACCGATTTAGTTATTAAATGCCGCATTAAATGCATTTAAGAAGTGATGATTTCCTGTAATCGATTTAATTGTTTCTGTTCCCATATTGTTTGATATACGCCACAGCCATTGCCTTAGTTTTTCCATGTCCTCAAATAGTTGGTTTTTGAACCTTGTTTTAATGTATTGCCAAACTTGTTCACATGGATTTAACTCCGGGGTGTAAGGTGGAATATTTAGCAAATATATATTGCTCGGTACCTCTATGTTCTTTGTAGAATGAAACCCCGCATTGTCAACAACTACAATCTTATATTCTTCTGGCTTGTGTTTGGAAAAGGCATTTAAGTAAGCCTCAAATATATTCACATTGACACCATCGATCTCCCAAACAAACGAATCACCATTAACAGGAGAATAACTGCCATACAAATAGGTAGATGCAAATTTGTGCTGGTAGCTAATAACCGGCCTCACCCCACGGGCTGTCACACATTTTCCAATATGGCTCATCAGCCCAAAGCGGCTTTCATTGGCTATTTCGGTCAGACCGTGCCACACATTTCGATTGAAACCGTGCCACTTTGAGAGATGGTGCAATTATACAAAAAAATTAATTTTCACTCTTTAAAATTCCTTTTCTCAGCGATTCCCCTTTCAGGTCAATACGGTGAGATGAGTTGACAATCCGGTCGAGGATTGCATCGGCAATAGTACCTTCACCGATAATATCGTACCACACAGAAACCGGTATTTGCGAGACAACAATTGTAGATGTTTTGTTATACCTGTCATCGATAATATCCATTAGTGCTTCGCGACTGTGGTTATCTAGTGCCTGAAGGCCAAAGTCATCGAGGATAAGCAGGTTTGTTTTCTGCAACTTACTGAGTTCTTTCAGGTAAGTCCCATCGGTTTTAGCCAGTTTCATCCGGGCAAACAAACGGGCTGTGTTTGAATACAAAGTTTTTAGCCCGTTAAAACAAGCCTGGTGTCCAAGTGCCTGAGCGAGGTAGCTTTTTCCAACGCCCGAAGCCCCTGTAATTATCAGGTTTTCTTTACGTTTGATAAAATCAAGCGTTGTCAGTCGGTTAAACATGTTACGGTCGAGGTTCCGTGCTGGCTCAAAATGCACTTCCTCTACGCTTGCTTTTTGACGGAAAGCTGCTTGTTTTAAAAGCCTTTCGATTTTCTGGTTCTGCCTGCTTTCCCATTCATGGTCGGTAAGCAAGGCCAGGTACTCATCGGGGGTGAGCTCTTGTAAACCATTGTTTTTTACATGTTGTAAATGTAGGTCGGCCATTGCGCCAATGCGCATCTGCCTTAGTTTTTCAACTGTTTGATTGTTGTTCATATTATTAAATTCTAGAGTTATTTATAAGCCGCTGCCCCGCGCAGGTTGCTGTGTGCAGGGATATGCGGAATATTGCTGTTTTCTTTCGGGAAAGGAAGTTTGTCTTGTTTATTTTTTAAGATGTTACCAATACGCCTGTAGGAATGAGTTCCGGCAAGAAGGGCCAGTTTACAAGCGTTATTTAAGCGCTCTGAACCGTAAGCCTTGTGAAGCTGGACAATGCCCATGGCACTTTTGTAAGCTGTTTCAGGATAGTCGCAAGTGGTCACCAACTGGTCAACGAGTGTCAACACATTTTCTCCATGTTTGGCAGCCATACGCTTAAAGAAATCCGGGTTCCAATCGGTCCGTGCCCGGTGGGTACTGCTTAAATGCTCTTTGATGGTATTATAACTTCCTATGGTATAGTTACGTTTGTGAAGGGCAATACGCTGGTGGTTATAATACACTTCAACAGTGGATGCCGTATAGTGGATAAGTGTTGACTTACCGATATACCGGTACGGAACGCTGTAATAACTTTTTTCGGGTGAAAAATACACATAGCCAATTTTCTGGACCTTTGCCCTGCGGTAATCTTTCATCTGATAAGGCGTGTCGGGCAGCGGTTTTAGATAGCTGCGTTCCACCGATTGAAACAGTTCCCGGCGGCTGGCCTGTTTTCGTTGAAACAGCAAGTTGTTGTAGTCTTTTAAAAGTTTTCTTATCTCGCGGTTCAGGTCGTCAAGCGAAAAGAAATCCATATCCCTTAGCGGATAATAAATACGCTGATAGGCAAGATTAACGGCGTTTTCGACCAATGCTTTGTCTTGCGGGGCATAGCTGCGTGTTGGGTTGATAACACAGCCGTAATGACAGGCAAAATCTTTAAACGTACGGTTTATCTCTGCTTCGTATTTACTTGCCCGGGTAACGGCCGATTTTAAATTGTCCGAAACAATAGCTTTGGGCACACCTTCAAAGAATGAAAGGGCACCGGCAGTACAAGTAATAAGATCTTCGCGTTTTTGGCTTAAACAGGCTGTAACATAGGTATATTGACTATTGGGCAGGATCGCAACAAAAACTTCTACCGGGATAAGCTCCCCGGTTTCTTTATTGATGATATGCAGTTTCTTTCCTGCAAAATCGATGTACATCTCCTTTCCTGCCTCATGTTCCAGTTTCATCGAACCTTTCACCTGGTCGTATTTTCGGTGGTAATGTTCCATAAACTGGGTGTAGCTGTAAGGGTTGGAAACCTGGCCCTGGTATTCCTGGTAGTGGTACATAAAGGTAAAACCGGGGTGGTTGCGTTGCTGGTTTACTTTGTCGAACCAATCCATCAGCTCGTCATACCGGTCAGTAATAAGCGTGGTGTGCGCCGTAAAAAGCTCATCCAGTCGGTGAGGATCCATTGCCAGCAGTTCCCCGATACTGTAATCGCTAGCCCTTGCCAGTTTGATATAATTGTTGACGGTGTTGCGCGAGATACCTAATATCCTGCCAATCTGCCGGTTGCTTTCCCCGTCGTTGTGCAACGATAAAATCTGTTTTAAATCCATCAGATCAAGTTTGTTTGCCATATCCAGAAAAAAAAATCTGCGATATAGCTGTTTTTACCTGATCTCCCAAAGTGGCACAAAACGAACCGTTAGAGTAACCAGCCTGAACCGGAGTGGCACAAAACGAACCGAAAAATATCCGCTTTTTAGCTATCCGGTGCACAGTTTGAACCGAAATCACTGGCACAAACCACTCCGAAATCGGTGGCACAAAACGAACCAGAATAGCCATTCATCTTGAAAATACAAGTTAAC harbors:
- the istB gene encoding IS21-like element helper ATPase IstB, translating into MNNNQTVEKLRQMRIGAMADLHLQHVKNNGLQELTPDEYLALLTDHEWESRQNQKIERLLKQAAFRQKASVEEVHFEPARNLDRNMFNRLTTLDFIKRKENLIITGASGVGKSYLAQALGHQACFNGLKTLYSNTARLFARMKLAKTDGTYLKELSKLQKTNLLILDDFGLQALDNHSREALMDIIDDRYNKTSTIVVSQIPVSVWYDIIGEGTIADAILDRIVNSSHRIDLKGESLRKGILKSEN
- a CDS encoding transposase, with the translated sequence MHHLSKWHGFNRNVWHGLTEIANESRFGLMSHIGKCVTARGVRPVISYQHKFASTYLYGSYSPVNGDSFVWEIDGVNVNIFEAYLNAFSKHKPEEYKIVVVDNAGFHSTKNIEVPSNIYLLNIPPYTPELNPCEQVWQYIKTRFKNQLFEDMEKLRQWLWRISNNMGTETIKSITGNHHFLNAFNAAFNN
- a CDS encoding GNAT family N-acetyltransferase encodes the protein MNEQISNNLYELWTQIGIITNKLIKTEDYKSVSMDGSDWPNRIFNLKNNTETLAKIVLLSKNGNAPEILTVPKPNDLNQNPNLEFVMGQKNMALELELFSGTTIKNPNIKQVKTESTAIAFAETASKSFGYRVDYQVINKIIKYSKNIRLFIYQEKNESLGCGIAFFDSNNIAGLHMIGTLPKGRGKGIGKSMTEHLLMEAKENKSKTCVLNASKLGEPIYTKFGFKAHGEIETYKILKV
- the istA gene encoding IS21 family transposase, which translates into the protein MANKLDLMDLKQILSLHNDGESNRQIGRILGISRNTVNNYIKLARASDYSIGELLAMDPHRLDELFTAHTTLITDRYDELMDWFDKVNQQRNHPGFTFMYHYQEYQGQVSNPYSYTQFMEHYHRKYDQVKGSMKLEHEAGKEMYIDFAGKKLHIINKETGELIPVEVFVAILPNSQYTYVTACLSQKREDLITCTAGALSFFEGVPKAIVSDNLKSAVTRASKYEAEINRTFKDFACHYGCVINPTRSYAPQDKALVENAVNLAYQRIYYPLRDMDFFSLDDLNREIRKLLKDYNNLLFQRKQASRRELFQSVERSYLKPLPDTPYQMKDYRRAKVQKIGYVYFSPEKSYYSVPYRYIGKSTLIHYTASTVEVYYNHQRIALHKRNYTIGSYNTIKEHLSSTHRARTDWNPDFFKRMAAKHGENVLTLVDQLVTTCDYPETAYKSAMGIVQLHKAYGSERLNNACKLALLAGTHSYRRIGNILKNKQDKLPFPKENSNIPHIPAHSNLRGAAAYK